A single window of Nicotiana sylvestris chromosome 5, ASM39365v2, whole genome shotgun sequence DNA harbors:
- the LOC104249352 gene encoding scarecrow-like protein 13: protein MQASQRPMEKVEQYYSPYYVFNNNSNDTSSSGTQFSFQSQNEQFFTLDSLPAAGYVIYDSPPAVSVSSNWSPFSPQYSQSTISDQHHSSDNTYGSPLSGCSGVDGVLSEMANKLLGPESDIDDSSSCSFNDVVSEPSSLTKWNRVLEIASSLDVKELLLACAEAVSDAYFPAAEVLMNVLEQKVSISGEPMQRLSAYMLEGIRARLFSSGSIIYKKLKCKEPTNSELLSYMQVLYHICPYYKFAYTSANVVIDEAMTNENGIHIIDFQIAQGSQWMFLIQSLARRPGGPPSVRITGVDDSQSAHARGGGLQLVGEKLAKVAESCRVPFEFNAAAISGSEVELENLYIRHGEALAVNFPYILHHMPDESVSTVNHRDRLLRLVKSLSPKIVTLVEQESNTNTAAFIPRFRETLDYYTAMFESIDAGRPRDDKQRISAEEHCVARDVVNIIACEGADRVERHELFGKWSMRLKMAGFTPCPLSPSVGEAINDMLKDYSSNYRIAENKGALYLGWKNRALATTSAWR from the coding sequence ATGCAAGCATCCCAGAGACCGATGGAGAAAGTTGAGCAATATTATAGTCCTTACTATGTTTTTAACAACAACTCCAATGATACTAGCAGCTCAGGGACACAGTTCTCTTTTCAGTCGCAGAACGAACAGTTCTTCACTCTGGACTCCTTGCCTGCTGCCGGATATGTCATCTACGACTCGCCTCCTGCAGTAAGCGTCTCTTCCAACTGGAGTCCCTTCTCTCCCCAATATTCTCAGTCAACCATTTCAGATCAGCATCATTCCTCGGACAACACTTACGGTTCACCTTTGAGCGGGTGTTCGGGAGTTGATGGTGTGCTAAGCGAGATGGCAAATAAGTTGCTAGGCCCTGAATCCGATATTGATGACAGCAGCAGTTGCTCTTTTAATGATGTGGTCTCTGAACCTTCTTCCCTAACAAAGTGGAATCGAGTATTGGAAATCGCGTCGAGCTTGGACGTGAAAGAGCTGCTCCTCGCCTGTGCTGAAGCAGTGTCGGATGCTTATTTCCCGGCCGCAGAAGTTCTGATGAATGTCCTAGAGCAAAAGGTATCCATTTCCGGGGAACCTATGCAACGGTTGAGTGCGTATATGTTGGAAGGTATTAGGGCAAGACTGTTTTCATCAGGAAGTATCATATACAAAAAGCTGAAGTGCAAAGAACCAACTAATTCAGAATTGTTATCTTACATGCAAGTCCTCTATCACATCTGCCCTTACTACAAATTCGCTTACACGTCCGCCAATGTCGTGATCGATGAAGCCATGACGAACGAGAACGGAATCCATATAATTGATTTTCAAATTGCACAGGGAAGTCAATGGATGTTCCTTATTCAGAGTCTTGCTCGTCGGCCTGGTGGACCCCCATCCGTCCGCATCACAGGTGTTGATGATTCCCAATCAGCTCATGCACGCGGAGGAGGACTTCAGCTAGTCGGTGAAAAGCTAGCAAAAGTCGCTGAATCATGTCGAGTGCCTTTTGAATTCAATGCTGCTGCAATATCGGGCTCTGAGGTTGAGCTAGAAAACCTTTATATTAGACATGGAGAAGCCTTGGCAGTTAACTTTCCTTACATTCTGCACCACATGCCTGATGAGAGTGTAAGCACTGTGAACCATCGCGACCGCCTATTAAGACTGGTTAAGAGCTTGTCCCCGAAAATCGTTACCCTTGTTGAGCAAGAATCTAACACCAACACTGCTGCTTTCATTCCAAGATTCCGTGAAACTCTGGACTACTATACAGCAATGTTCGAGTCAATTGATGCAGGTCGCCCGAGGGATGATAAGCAGCGGATCAGTGCAGAGGAGCATTGCGTGGCGCGAGATGTGGTGAACATAATAGCATGTGAGGGCGCCGATAGAGTGGAAAGACATGAACTTTTCGGCAAGTGGAGTATGAGACTTAAGATGGCTGGATTTACGCCATGCCCCTTGAGTCCATCGGTTGGTGAAGCTATCAACGACATGTTGAAGGACTATAGCTCGAATTATAGGATTGCGGAGAACAAGGGCGCGCTTTATCTTGGATGGAAGAACAGAGCTTTAGCTACTACTTCTGCTTGGAGATGA